From the genome of Hyperolius riggenbachi isolate aHypRig1 chromosome 9, aHypRig1.pri, whole genome shotgun sequence, one region includes:
- the GSKIP gene encoding GSK3B-interacting protein, with protein sequence MEVDYNAMDLTVNTVLDQDSDVEGADVKDMRLEAEAIVNDVLFAVANMFVSKALPCAVDMAYINVEIREGPRYCLELTDAGLRVVGFAYDQVDAGCHSQYHETVYSLLDSLSPAYREAFGNALLRRLEALNREAQS encoded by the exons ATGGAGGTGGATTACAATGCCATGGATCTGACAGTGAACACGGTCCTTGATCAGGACTCTGACGTGGAAGGAGCAGACGTGAAGGACATGAGGCTGGAAGCTGAGGCTATTGTGAATGACGTCCTCTTTGCTGTCGCCAACATGTTTGTCTCCAAAGCCCTTCCGTGCGCTGTGGACATGGCCTACATCAACGTGGAGATCCGGGAGGGGCCCAGATACTGCCTGGAGCTCACAGATGCCGGACTAAGG GTGGTGGGATTCGCGTATGACCAGGTGGACGCAGGATGCCACAGCCAGTATCATGAAACCGTTTACTCTTTGCTGGATTCTCTCAGCCCTGCGTACCGCGAGGCATTCGGAAATGCCCTGCTTCGGAGGCTGGAGGCGCTGAACAGAGAGGCGCAGTCATGA